Part of the Leucobacter insecticola genome is shown below.
AGCTCATTCTTGATGAAACCGAAATGATTGAGAAGCTGCGCCAGAAGCGCGATCCGCAAGATGATGCGCGCGCGGAGAACCTTGAAGAGCTCGTTGCTGTTGCGCGCGAGTTTGATGCGAAGCAGCCGGGGGCGGGGCTTCTCGCCTTCCTCACCGAGGTCAGCCTGGTCGCCGCGGCCGATGACCTCGACGATTCGAGCGGCACCGTGTCTCTGATGACGATGCACACCGCGAAGGGCCTCGAATTCAAGGCCGTGTTCATCACGGGCGTTGAAGAGGGGCTTTTGCCGCATCAGATGTCCGTTGACGAGGTGGGTGGTGTCAATGAAGAGCGGCGGCTCATGTATGTCGGCATTACGCGTGCGCGCGAGCGGCTGTATTTGACGCTCGCGAGCACTCGCGCCGTGTTTGGTGACGTCTCTGTGGCGATGCCGTCGCGGTTCCTGCAGGAGATCCCGAGGGGCTGATCGATTGGCGGCAGTCGCCGGGCGAGGTCACCGGGCGCGGCGGCACCGAGTCCCGCGCGCTCAACGCAAACCGGGGCAGCGGGGGTGCGGTGCGCACCCGGCGGCCCGTTGACTCGAATGTGACCTTCGGATCATCCGGTGGTTCCGGGGGCTACTCCAGCGGTTCTGCCGCGGTGAGTGAACCGGCCAGCGGCAACATGCAATCGGCGCTTGATAAGTGGCGGGAGCGCAAGAAGGCTGCCAAACAGGCGCAGGCCGCGGGAGGCGGATTCCCGAACACGATCATGGGTTCGGTGCGAGACAACGGTGACCTTGAACTGAACCCGGGGGATCGGATCCGTCACGACGAGTACGGTGAGGGTCGCGTGAGCGCGATCACGGGTGTCGGATCGAAGCGCATCGCTCACGCGGTGTTTGACGCGGTCGGCGAGCGTAAGCTTCTCGTGAAGCTTGCCCCGATCGAGAAGCTTGACTGAGGAGTCGCGCGACCGGGTGTCCGCCGTCGGGATTGTGTGAGGCGCGGTGCCCACGCGAGTTCTCTTCGGTGTTGCGGGAGGTGCGTGTGGCGTTCGGACTGGCTGTCCGAACCCCACACGCATTGGAGCTGAACTGCCCCTCAGTTGGGTGCCGCAGGGAAAGCTGTCTCTATGCGTCAGCGGTGATCTCGACGGGTGTCCGTCCTCCGTGGGAAACCTCGATGCGACGTGGCTTGGCTTCTTCTGCGACCGGAATTGTTAGCGTGAGGACGCCGTCGGTGTAGGCCGCATTGATTGACTCAAGGGCGAGTCCTCGGCCCACCGTCAGTTGACGGGCGTAGGTTCCGGTCGGGCGCTCCTTGGCGAGCCACTGAATGTCTTCGCCGTCGGGCAGCGCGCGCTCGGCACGGATCGTCAGCGTACGGTCTTCGACATTGACGTCGATCGAATCAGGGTTGACGCCAGGAACATCCAAGCTCAGTACGTAGTGGTCACCCGAGCGGTAGAGGTCCATCGGCATCTGGGCGCCAGCTCGCTCAGGGCTGAGCATTTGGCCCATCAGGTGGTCAAGTTCACGGAAAGGATCGTAGTTGCGTGCCATCTTTCTACTCCTTCGAGTATCTGGGGCCGACCATCACGGCCCGGTAATTCATTTTTAGCACTCTCGGGGGTAGAGTGCCAATGAAAGTTGAGTCGGGTTCGCTCAAGGCGAAGGGGGCGCTTGTTCTGTTTGCTTGGTGGGCGTGCTCTGGGGTGTCGCGGCGTTTGGCGACTATGCCCGGCGCTGCTGTTCGCGCGGGAGTGGTCTACGTGGGATCGGAAGCATGGGGTGGCGGATTCCAGGGGCTGTGCCGCCGATGGGCTCGGTCTGTGCCCAAAACTAGTGGTATGTCTCAGAAATAGCTTCCCAGTGATGCCACATCGCCCACGCATCACGCGACGTCGCGTGGCTTACGAACTTGCGTGGCGACAGGGTCAATGACCGCACCGCCCGAGAACTGGCGCATATCGACAATTTGGTGCATGGACGCTCAACCTGCGCCAGGTCGAGGCCGCACTGCGTGCAGGTTTCAACTGGCAGACCATCGCCGATCCCCACGCCTCATGATTCAACTCGTCGAAGTTGACCTCTCCCGGCCGCTTACGGCACGCAACTGACCAGAACCTTGCGCAATAAGTGATCCCGCGCTGTCAACTACCGTGATCGAGCGAAGACCCAGGTCGCGCAGCTCATCAGGGCCGCCATCACCGTCAGAATCGCAGCTGAAAATCCCCAACGCAGCAGACTCGGATTCCACGCGGGGTCAGGATCGACACCGGACCCTTGTAATGCCATCCGCTCAGACTCATCGGCGAGCTCGAGCAAATGATGCAGATCTATGCTGATCGCGCCCAGCGAAAATGACCAACGCGCCGGCATCCCACTCGCGACCCAGTTCAGCGCTGCGTTGTCAACAAGTGGAATCAGGCCCCCATTCAGGACCATCTGCAGCATCAACACGACGACCAGAACTGGCATCACCTGGTTCTGCGAAGTCACGAGGGAAGAAAGGAGGAGCCCGAGAAAGACGCCACCCCAGACCGTGGCGGTGACTGCAATACCCAGCTCAAGGTATGCACCTAGCCCGAGCACGCCGTCGCCGCTCGGGCCTTGTTTTACCGTCGTTGCAATCATGACAATGATCACCGCACCCGCGGCGCCCAACGCGCCAAAAACGAGAATCTTGGCTGCGAGATACGCCGAAGTGCTGAGACCCATCGCTCGCTCCCGGCGGTAGATGTGACGTTCCCCGATGAGCTCGCGAATGGTCATGGATATTCCCATGAAGATTGACCCGATAGTGAGGAGGGTGAGAATCATCTGCGGTTCTTGCGAGTACTTGGCTTGTGTCACCTGCGTGAGGCCAGAATTACCCGGCACGACGATTGGCAATAGCCCCACCACAAACGGAAGCGCGAGCAGAAACAGCGTGTACCCGCGATCAGCGAGCATCAGCGCCAGCTGTCGCTGCACCAGCGTAAAGAACTGTCGGACGCGGGGAATCTTTGTAGGCGCTTCGTGTGGCTTTGGTGGGCGTTCAGTGATTGGCTCGGTCGCAAGAAGGAACGCCTCCAGAGACTGTTGCCAGTGCCCAGCTGATTCGCGTGGATTGATCTTGAGCTGCTCAAAAATCTCGGACCAGTCTTCTGTGCCGAAATAGCGCCACGCTTCGGGTTCGTTCCCAATAAAGGCGATTTCACCGCCCGGGGCCAGCACAACTACTTGGTCGCAGATATCAAGGCACGCGACGGAGTGTGTCACAGCGAGAACGGTGCGTCCCCCGTCAGCGAGCGCACGAAACTGCTCCATCAGTCTCCTGTCGAGCGCTGGATCAAGCCCAGAAGTTGGCTCGTCGAGCACCAGGAACTTCGGCTCGGTAAGTAGCTCCAGTGCGATCGAGGCTCTTTTGCGTTGCCCGCCAGAAAGCCGAGCAACTCGAGTCCTTTGATGTGGTGCGAGATCAAGCTCCGCCAAGACTTGCTGCACTCGGGCCTCGCGTTGTCGCGCGTTCATCTCGGTGCTCAGTCGAAGTTTTGCGGCGTAGCGCAAAGCGCGCACGAGGGTGAGCTGGGAATGAATGACATCTTCCTGCGGCACCATCCCCAGCAGCGTCTTCACTTGGTCGTAATAACGATGAACGTTGATACCGGAGAGGGTGACTGTGCCGCGACTTGGCTCCATAAGCCCAGAGATTGTGCGAACGAAGGTCGATTTTCCTGCTCCAGAAGGCCCAACAACAGCCGTGAGCGTGCCGTTCCATGCGGATACCGAGACGCCATGCAGAAGTCTCTTTTTGTTCGCCACGGTCGCATCAACATCGCACACCCGTAAGCCATCTTCCTGAACGGGGAGTCGCGGTGGAGGCCCAATCGGGATCGATGGTGAGGCAGCCTTGGCGGGCCTGTCTAGGGCGATGGGGTGGGGGATATGGATGATGGGCGGCGGGCCGATTCGCCGCAGCACGGTTGCGAGGGGATCCACGGCGGTGTCAGGCTTCAAAGAACTGTATGGGGTGCCCTGCAAGTAGGAACCGATGTGGTAGGAGATACTCGATCCCGGGATGAGCAGGAAAGAAGTTCTCGCCAGAAGCAAGCAGGGTCCCGTTGCCAGAATGAAGGTCAGTGATCCGCCAGCCGTCGTGCGCCCGCACAAGGAGCGCATGAGAGGACGAAAGGTGTTTGGTGGGATCCTCAAGCTTCACCAGTTGCGCGCCGGGAGAGTTGAGATCCGCGGGCCTGCGCCCAATGACCACGCGCTCCGAGATGATATCGACGGTTGTTCCGTCGGGGAGTGCTAGTCGCGGTGGCTTCCTCGTTTCTCTGGATGACGGAACGCGAACGGCCTCCGAGGTATTCTTCTGTGTCGGCGGAGTTGTTTGTGGTGTCGTCGCTAACGCGGAGAGGTGCGTGACTTCGGCGTCGTATCTGACCGCGGCCGCGGGCAGCGGATCCCCGGACTTTAGGAGCCGCTCACGCTGCTGGAGATACTGCGCATATACGGCACGCCGAAGCGCATCGTCACCGTTCTCCCAGAGCCACTGGCGCAACGCCTCATCAATCTCTGGATGGACCGCGACCTCAACTCGTCGATGTGGCTGAGAGACCAGAATCTCGCGGAGCTGGATCGGTGTCAATGAAGCTTCGAGTCGGTCGGAAGCAAGCATGTCCTGTCCCCTTGTAGATCTAGCTGCAACTGCGGCTTTCCCCCTCATTCTATCTTTCTCGTCCCAAGTGATTGCATCGGCGATGTGCTCTAGTAGTGTGTCTCAGTTTTGTTTTGCTTGTTGAGGGCGACCCCGCCTCGCGCGACTTTCGCGAGGATTGAATCAGCGGTCGGGGTCCAGACGAACGGCTTCGGGTGTTCATTGTTATGGCGAATGTAGTCCTCGATTTTCTCGACAAGGTCCGGTGCTGAGCGAAACACTCCCCGGCGTAGCGTCCGTTCGCTCAGATCGCGAAACCAGCGCTCGATCAGGTTCAGCCACGATGACGACATGGGCGTGAAGTGGAAAAGGAATCGCGGATGCTTCTCGAGCCACTTCTGAACGTTCGCGTGCTTGTGAGTGGCATAGTTGTCAACAATCAGATGCACTTCGAGACCAGCTGGCACTTCCTTTTCGATGGTGTTCAAAAACGCCAGGAACTCGTCGTGTCGATGCTTCGGCACACACGAACCGATCACCTTTCCAGTAGCGACTTCGAGCGCTGCAAAGAGAGTGGTCGTGCCGTTGCGTTTGTAGTCGTGCGTACAGGTGCTGGCACGCCCCTTGGTGAGTGGCAGTGAGGGCTGTGGCCGATCCAACGCCTGGATCGAGGTCTTCTCGTCAACACACAGCACGATCGCGTTCTCGGGTGGGCTGAGATACAAGCCGCACACGTCGATGAGTTTCTCCTCAAATTTGGGGTCCGTGGATACCTTGAATGTTTTCACCAGGTGCGGTTTCAGTCCGCGAGCAGCCCAGATGCGTTGCATTTGAGTGGGAGACACCCCAACGCGTGCTGCCATCGATCGGACTGACCAGTGCGTCGCGTTCTCCGGCTTAGAATGCTCGGTCAGTTCAACGATTTCTTGGATCTTCTCGTCCGAGATCACGGGCTTGCGTCCGCGCCCCTGGCGGATGGTTTCGATTCCGTTCAGGCCGTCTTCAAGGAAACGGGACCGCCAGTCCCGTACCGTGTTCGTGTTTACTCCTACCTCGCGAGAGATGCGGGCATGAGAGGTGCCGTTAGCAGCTCGCAACAGCACGGTAGCGCGTTGTACCGCGCGATGAGAGCCAATCTTTGACTTTGCGACCCGTTCAAGAATGAGGCGCTGTTCAGGGGTGCGAAGGCTAGCGGGAGGCTGGTTTTCGAGACATGCTCCATTCTGTCAAAAATAGACACGTTATTTTGGAGATACGCCACTAGAAACGGGCTCATCGGCAGGTGTGCACCATAGGAAAACCGACTTCGGAAGCAGTCACCGACACCACCAGCATGCACCCCCAGGCCAGCGCGAATCAAGGGGGAGGTGTCGAACGGTTCCCAAGAACAATTCTCGGTCGTCACAGGCGACGGGCGTAGCCCGGGTGGACAGCTAGAAACGAGGAGTGTTCCCCAAACGCACGAACCCGCAACCCCCACCGTTCATTTGACCCTTGTATTGACAGCTGTCAACATAGACGCATGTCTAAACAAGTCTCCGTTGCAGCCGCCTCGGAACAAAAGAAGCCGACAGCGCCACCGCACCTCTCCACACTCGACAAGTGGCTGCCGCTGTGGATTGGCCTCGCGATGCTCGCGGGTATCGCCCTCGGGCGCTTCGTGCCTGCGCTTGCGGACGCCCTCGCACATCTAGAGATCGCGGGAGTCTCGGTGCCGATCGGTCTCGGCCTCCTCGTCATGATGTATCCGGTGCTCGCGAAGGTGCGCTACGACAGGATCGCTGCGGTCACGGGTGACAAGCGACTGCTGCTGTCCTCCCTGCTGCTGAACTGGATCATTGGCCCCGCCGTCATGTTTGCGCTCGCGTGGCTGCTGCTGCCCGATCTGCCCGAGTACCGCACCGGGCTGATCATCGTGGGGCTCGCGCGCTGCATCGCAATGGTCGTGATCTGGAACGATCTCGCCTGCGGCGACCGCGAGGCGACGGCGGTGCTCGTCGCGATCAACTCGGTGTTCCAGGTGTTCGCGTTCTCACTGCTGGGCTGGTTCTATCTGACGGTGCTGCCCGGCTGG
Proteins encoded:
- a CDS encoding Hsp20/alpha crystallin family protein; translation: MARNYDPFRELDHLMGQMLSPERAGAQMPMDLYRSGDHYVLSLDVPGVNPDSIDVNVEDRTLTIRAERALPDGEDIQWLAKERPTGTYARQLTVGRGLALESINAAYTDGVLTLTIPVAEEAKPRRIEVSHGGRTPVEITADA
- a CDS encoding ATP-binding cassette domain-containing protein, with protein sequence MDPLATVLRRIGPPPIIHIPHPIALDRPAKAASPSIPIGPPPRLPVQEDGLRVCDVDATVANKKRLLHGVSVSAWNGTLTAVVGPSGAGKSTFVRTISGLMEPSRGTVTLSGINVHRYYDQVKTLLGMVPQEDVIHSQLTLVRALRYAAKLRLSTEMNARQREARVQQVLAELDLAPHQRTRVARLSGGQRKRASIALELLTEPKFLVLDEPTSGLDPALDRRLMEQFRALADGGRTVLAVTHSVACLDICDQVVVLAPGGEIAFIGNEPEAWRYFGTEDWSEIFEQLKINPRESAGHWQQSLEAFLLATEPITERPPKPHEAPTKIPRVRQFFTLVQRQLALMLADRGYTLFLLALPFVVGLLPIVVPGNSGLTQVTQAKYSQEPQMILTLLTIGSIFMGISMTIRELIGERHIYRRERAMGLSTSAYLAAKILVFGALGAAGAVIIVMIATTVKQGPSGDGVLGLGAYLELGIAVTATVWGGVFLGLLLSSLVTSQNQVMPVLVVVLMLQMVLNGGLIPLVDNAALNWVASGMPARWSFSLGAISIDLHHLLELADESERMALQGSGVDPDPAWNPSLLRWGFSAAILTVMAALMSCATWVFARSR
- a CDS encoding FHA domain-containing protein — translated: MLASDRLEASLTPIQLREILVSQPHRRVEVAVHPEIDEALRQWLWENGDDALRRAVYAQYLQQRERLLKSGDPLPAAAVRYDAEVTHLSALATTPQTTPPTQKNTSEAVRVPSSRETRKPPRLALPDGTTVDIISERVVIGRRPADLNSPGAQLVKLEDPTKHLSSSHALLVRAHDGWRITDLHSGNGTLLASGENFFPAHPGIEYLLPHRFLLAGHPIQFFEA
- a CDS encoding IS630 family transposase gives rise to the protein MLERVAKSKIGSHRAVQRATVLLRAANGTSHARISREVGVNTNTVRDWRSRFLEDGLNGIETIRQGRGRKPVISDEKIQEIVELTEHSKPENATHWSVRSMAARVGVSPTQMQRIWAARGLKPHLVKTFKVSTDPKFEEKLIDVCGLYLSPPENAIVLCVDEKTSIQALDRPQPSLPLTKGRASTCTHDYKRNGTTTLFAALEVATGKVIGSCVPKHRHDEFLAFLNTIEKEVPAGLEVHLIVDNYATHKHANVQKWLEKHPRFLFHFTPMSSSWLNLIERWFRDLSERTLRRGVFRSAPDLVEKIEDYIRHNNEHPKPFVWTPTADSILAKVARGGVALNKQNKTETHY